In the Anguilla anguilla isolate fAngAng1 chromosome 7, fAngAng1.pri, whole genome shotgun sequence genome, one interval contains:
- the LOC118231060 gene encoding prickle-like protein 1, with protein sequence MNLENAARYHPGALGGDMEQKASKLTLGFQRSSTSDDDSGCALEEYAWVPPGLRPEQVQLYFSSLPEDKVPYINSPGEKFRIKQLLYQLPPHDNEVRYCQSLSEEEQKELQMFSIQRKKEALGRGSIKLLPRALMHTVCEHCGENIAGGEMAVFASRAGPALCWHPACFACSTCGELLVDLIYFYQDGKIHCGRHHAELLKPRCSACDEIIFADECTEAEGRHWHMKHFACFECETVLGGQRYIMKDGRPFCCGCFESLYAEYCEACGEHIGVDHAQMTYDGLHWHATESCFSCAQCHSSLLGCPFLPRQGRIYCSKACSLGEDVHASDSSDSAFQSARSRESRRSVRVGKSSRSADQCRQSLLFSPAANYKFPVFSGGIGGGGNGAGDGADDTLSRKMAHLSFAADEEDRRYWKEREEDEEQEEEAPPEEDHEEEWAEHEDYMTQLLLKFGDRGAFRKAEDLEEVGPAELWMTSPEGEVKAKAGPNVGGHRGQQGLASKRYQTDMYWAQSQDGLGDSAYGSHPGPASSRKMQELDLEHGAAGFEREQKQWYDDSLECITDELKQPEQSIRDSMDSLALSNITGASVDGDSKDRPLLYLQNLTELEPEDMEKISNMGTLNSSMLHRSTNSLKSLTSELEQEEEAELEEEEEEEVEEEEEEVERLPEEKPCLPHAPVLRRTRSQSRPQQVKFSDDVVDNSRYEELEVRQPPMSERTRRRVYQFEEPDPRLNLRPSHAHHGRHHHHRRRRSRKSRSDNALHLAPKERAHSYFREEYDRQASSRPRPHDLRPPAFLANQELYGPRYHSHATSDYALQNPAADRFPGIYDDDWCSTCSSSSSSSEDEEDGFFLGQPIPQPRPQQRFHYYADDLPTPVSALPLPPPYGPRTKSKKKKGHKGKNCIIS encoded by the exons ATGAACCTGGAGAACGCAGCGCGCTACCACCCCGGCGCTCTAGGGGGCGACATGGAGCAGAAGGCCAGCAAGCTCACCCTGGGGTTCCAGCGCAGCTCCACGTCCGACGACGACTCGGGGTGCGCCCTGGAGGAGTACGCCTGGGTCCCGCCGGGGCTGCGGCCCGAGCAG gtTCAGCTGTACTTCTCTTCTCTCCCCGAGGATAAGGTTCCCTACATTAACAGTCCCGGGGAGAAATTCCGAATAAAACAGCTCCTGTACCAGCTGCCGCCCCACGATAACGAG GTGCGGTACTGCCAGTCTCTCagtgaggaggagcagaaggagctgcagatgttcagtattcagaggaAGAAGGAGGCGCTGGGAAGAGGAAGCATCAAACTGCTGCCCCGAGCGCTGATGCACACCGTCTGTGAGCAC TGCGGGGAGAACATCGCCGGCGGCGAGATGGCGGTATTCGCCTCCCGGGCGGGGCCGGCGTTGTGCTGGCACCCAGCATGCTTTGCGTGCTCCACGTGCGGCGAGCTCCTGGTGGACCTCATCTACTTCTACCAGGACGGCAAGATCCACTGCGGCCGACACCACGCCGAGCTTCTGAAACCCCGCTGCTCCGCCTGCGATGAG ATCATCTTTGCGGATGAGTGCACGGAGGCGGAGGGGAGGCACTGGCACATGAAGCACTTCGCCTGCTTCGAGTGCGAGACGGTCCTGGGGGGCCAGCGCTACATCATGAAGGACGGGCGGCCATTTTGCTGCGGCTGCTTCGAGTCCCTGTACGCCGAGTACTGCGAGGCCTGCGGGGAGCACATCG GCGTAGACCACGCCCAGATGACGTACGACGGTCTGCACTGGCACGCCACGGAGTCCTGCTTCAGCTGCGCCCAGTGCCACAGCTCCCTGCTGGGCTGCCCCTTCCTGCCACGGCAGGGGCGCATCTACTGCTCCAAGGCCTGCAGCCTGGGCGAGGACGTGCACGCCTCCGACTCCTCCGACTCCGCCTTCCAGTCCGCCCGCTCCCGCGAGTCCCGCCGCAGCGTCCGCGTGGGCAAGAGCAGCCGCTCCGCCGACCAGTGCCGCCAGTCGCTGCTCTTCTCCCCGGCCGCCAACTACAAGTTCCCCGTCTTTTCCGGCGGCatcggcggcggcggcaacGGCGCTGGAGACGGGGCCGACGACACGCTCTCCCGCAAGATGGCGCACCTGAGTTTCGCCGCCGACGAGGAAGACCGCCGCTACTGgaaggagcgggaggaggacgaggagcaggaggaagaggcgcCGCCGGAGGAGGACCACGAGGAGGAGTGGGCCGAGCACGAGGACTACATGACGCAGCTGCTGCTCAAATTCGGCGACCGCGGCGCCTTCCGGAAGGCGGAGGacctggaggaggtggggcCGGCCGAGCTCTGGATGACATCACCGGAGGGCGAGGTCAAGGCCAAGGCGGGGCCAAACGTGGGCGGTCACCGCGGCCAGCAGGGCCTGGCCAGCAAGCGGTACCAGACGGACATGTACTGGGCCCAATCGCAGGACGGGCTGGGAGACTCCGCCTACGGCAGCCACCCGGGCCCCGCCAGCAGCCGGAAGATgcaggagctggacctggagcACGGGGCGGCCGGGTTCGAGCGGGAGCAGAAGCAGTGGTACGACGACTCACTGGAGTGCATCACCGACGAGCTGAAGCAGCCCGAGCAGAGCATCCGAGACTCCATGGACTCGCTGGCCCTCTCCAACATCACCG gaGCATCGGTGGATGGAGACAGTAAAGACAGGCCGCTGCTCTACTTACAGAACCTCACCGAGCTGGAGCCAGAGGACATGGAGAAGATCAGCAACATGGGGACCCTCAACTCCTCCATGCTGCACAGGAGCACCAACTCCCTCAAGAGCCTGACCTCCGAGCTGGAGcaagaggaagaggcagagctggaggaggaggaagaggaggaggtggaggaggaggaggaggaggtggagcgTCTCCCGGAGGAGAAGCCCTGCCTGCCGCACGCCCCCGTCCTGCGGAGGACCCGGTCGCAGTCCCGGCCCCAGCAGGTCAAGTTCTCGGACGACGTGGTGGACAACAGCCGCTACGAGGAGCTGGAGGTGCGGCAGCCGCCCATGAGCGAGCGCACCCGGCGGCGGGTGTACCAGTTCGAGGAGCCGGACCCGAGGCTGAACCTGCGCCCGAGCCACGCCCACCACggccgccaccaccaccaccgccgaCGGAGGAGCAGGAAGTCCCGCTCGGACAACGCCCTCCACCTGGCCCCCAAGGAGCGCGCTCACTCGTACTTCCGGGAGGAGTACGACAGGCAGGCCTCCtccagaccccgcccccacgACCTTCGACCCCCCGCCTtcctggccaatcaggagctgTACGGGCCTCGTTACCACTCCCACGCCACCTCGGACTACGCCCTCCAGAACCCGGCGGCCGACCGCTTCCCGGGGATCTACGACGACGACTGGTGTTCCACCTGCTCTTCGTCGTCCTCTTCCTCGGAGGACGAGGAAGACGGCTTCTTCCTGGGACAGCCCatcccccagccccgcccgcaGCAGAGGTTCCACTACTACGCGGATGacctccccacccccgtctCTGCCCTGCCCTTGCCTCCCCCCTACGGCCCACGGACTAAATCCAAAAAGAAGAAGGGACACAAGGGCAAGAACTGCATCATTTCCTAG